One Cohnella candidum genomic region harbors:
- a CDS encoding glycoside hydrolase family 31 protein, which yields MTLQSKRIAKLPNEYWWGGVINDGSLMPYGDAPYARDLRSTDDNQASPLLLSNQGRYLWSEDPFAFMVDEQELVIFYSESEVTLEEGHGSLQGAYRHAGNAFFPPSNRLPDDLAFLAPEYCTWVEMFYEPTQEKIIHYAESILANGMPPGILIIDDNWMKDYGMWDFDRSRFPDPRAMVDTLHGMGFKVMLWVCPYVSADCTEYKKLLADGILMKSVRGNPLIRRWWNGYSAVVDYTKEEGASWFKKQLDRLVDHYGVDGFKLDAGEPLIPESGDVLEEVAWTRPVRLLEDCEAYARLGIGYPLSELRMCWKLGGQPLIQRQRDKHHSWDRYGLAGLIPNAIAQGLLGYAFNCPDMIGGGMDGDINSPNFHFDSELFIRFTQCAALFPVMQFSMAPWRVLQGEELAWCMDAIRLRTALGPEIFSLARQASQDGLPILRSMEFVYPHQGYEKVQDQFMLGEKILVAPVLEKGKTSRKVHFPTGVWMGDDGTKIEGPSVLEVEAPLSKLPWYRKG from the coding sequence ATGACTTTGCAGTCCAAGAGAATCGCAAAATTACCGAACGAATATTGGTGGGGAGGCGTCATCAACGACGGCAGCTTGATGCCCTACGGGGATGCGCCCTATGCCCGGGATTTACGTTCAACCGATGACAATCAAGCGTCTCCCTTATTGCTTTCCAACCAAGGCCGATACCTATGGAGCGAAGATCCGTTCGCGTTCATGGTGGACGAACAAGAACTTGTCATCTTTTACTCGGAAAGCGAAGTCACCCTGGAAGAAGGACACGGCTCCTTGCAGGGAGCCTACCGGCATGCCGGCAACGCCTTCTTCCCCCCATCGAATCGGCTTCCCGACGATCTCGCTTTTCTTGCGCCCGAATACTGCACGTGGGTCGAGATGTTCTACGAGCCGACGCAGGAGAAAATCATTCATTATGCCGAATCGATTCTGGCCAACGGCATGCCGCCCGGCATCCTGATCATCGACGATAATTGGATGAAGGATTACGGCATGTGGGATTTCGACCGATCCCGATTCCCGGACCCGAGAGCGATGGTCGATACGCTGCATGGCATGGGTTTTAAAGTGATGCTCTGGGTTTGCCCGTACGTAAGCGCCGATTGCACCGAATACAAGAAGCTGCTCGCGGACGGCATCCTGATGAAAAGCGTCCGGGGAAACCCTTTAATCCGCCGCTGGTGGAACGGATACAGCGCCGTCGTCGATTATACGAAGGAAGAAGGAGCGTCTTGGTTCAAAAAGCAGCTGGATCGGTTGGTCGATCATTACGGCGTGGACGGATTCAAGCTCGATGCCGGAGAACCGCTGATTCCGGAATCCGGCGATGTCTTGGAGGAGGTTGCCTGGACCCGTCCCGTTCGGCTGCTAGAGGACTGTGAAGCCTACGCGCGACTCGGCATCGGTTATCCGCTCAGCGAGCTTCGCATGTGCTGGAAACTGGGAGGACAGCCGCTCATTCAGCGGCAGCGGGACAAGCACCATTCGTGGGATCGGTACGGATTGGCCGGCCTTATCCCAAACGCGATCGCGCAAGGATTGCTTGGTTATGCCTTCAACTGCCCCGACATGATCGGCGGAGGAATGGACGGAGACATTAACTCTCCTAACTTTCATTTTGACAGCGAATTGTTCATTCGTTTCACCCAGTGTGCCGCCTTGTTTCCGGTCATGCAGTTTTCCATGGCTCCGTGGCGCGTGCTGCAGGGCGAAGAACTCGCCTGGTGCATGGACGCGATTCGGCTCAGAACGGCCTTAGGACCGGAAATCTTCAGCCTCGCGCGGCAAGCTTCCCAAGACGGGCTGCCGATCTTGCGAAGCATGGAATTCGTTTATCCGCATCAGGGATACGAGAAGGTTCAAGATCAATTCATGCTGGGGGAGAAAATCCTGGTCGCGCCCGTGCTGGAAAAGGGGAAAACCTCGCGGAAAGTCCATTTCCCGACAGGGGTCTGGATGGGAGATGACGGGACGAAAATCGAAGGACCATCGGTTCTAGAAGTGGAGGCGCCTCTTTCCAAACTGCCGTGGTACCGCAAAGGTTAA
- a CDS encoding dihydrodipicolinate synthase family protein: protein MKRLYGVTTAMVTPFDKDGQVNLEKVAQLTEFLISKGVHCLFPLGTTGEMIRLSVAERKSIAETIVKTAAGRVTVYIHAGTTTLQDTIELAKHAHEIGADGIGVVTPIFLGANDREMEEYYVTVANSVPEDFPVYLYNIPQCASNDLKTEVAQRVANRCKNVVGVKYSWPDMLRTNEYLAINDGNFSVMQGADRLLLPALAMGCDGVISGVSCVYPEPFVAVYNAYKEKDLEKARKLQRIAIRYCEVLKSGANMSYFKEALKLRGIDVGFMRAPQLDLPEEEIRELQRQLSELPQV from the coding sequence ATGAAACGTTTATATGGCGTGACTACCGCGATGGTAACTCCTTTCGATAAAGACGGCCAAGTGAACCTGGAGAAGGTCGCTCAGCTGACGGAATTCCTGATTTCGAAAGGCGTGCACTGCCTCTTCCCGCTCGGAACGACCGGGGAAATGATTCGCCTGAGCGTAGCCGAGCGCAAATCGATCGCGGAAACGATCGTGAAGACGGCTGCTGGCCGAGTCACCGTGTACATCCACGCAGGGACGACGACGCTTCAAGATACGATCGAGCTGGCCAAACACGCCCATGAAATCGGCGCCGACGGCATCGGCGTCGTGACCCCGATCTTCCTGGGAGCGAACGACAGGGAGATGGAAGAGTACTACGTGACGGTGGCGAACAGCGTGCCGGAGGATTTCCCGGTGTACCTGTACAACATCCCGCAATGCGCGTCGAACGATCTGAAAACGGAAGTCGCCCAGCGGGTGGCGAACCGCTGCAAAAACGTGGTCGGCGTGAAATACAGCTGGCCGGACATGCTTCGCACGAACGAGTATTTGGCCATCAACGACGGGAATTTCTCCGTCATGCAAGGCGCCGACCGGCTGCTGCTTCCCGCGCTGGCGATGGGCTGCGACGGCGTCATCTCGGGCGTTTCCTGCGTATATCCGGAGCCGTTCGTGGCAGTCTACAACGCTTATAAAGAGAAGGATCTGGAGAAAGCGCGCAAGCTGCAGCGCATCGCGATCCGCTATTGCGAAGTGCTGAAAAGCGGCGCCAACATGTCCTACTTCAAAGAAGCGCTGAAGCTGAGAGGAATCGACGTCGGCTTCATGAGAGCGCCTCAATTGGACCTGCCGGAGGAAGAAATTCGCGAATTGCAGCGGCAATTGAGCGAGCTGCCTCAGGTATAA
- the rbsK gene encoding ribokinase, producing MKAAVVGSLNMDLVVGVTDLPQEGETLFGHELSEVPGGKGANQAAAIGKLGIPVSMVGKVGQDTNGSCLIKSLRSAGVDTASVMHSLRPTGTALITVDQAGRNHIVVIAGANANLTPDDIERQLNVIELADVVVLQLEVPLETVAHTLELAKSMGKTTILNPAPARKLNAEILRHVDFLIPNEHELQAITGIQQLDETGIREAAKSFAEQGVGNLIVTLGDKGCVHSDGNAVTFYEAYRVKAADTTAAGDSFIGGFVAGYSEGDVGEAIRFAMKTAAITVTRHGAQSSLPTRDEVLSFANS from the coding sequence TTGAAAGCAGCCGTAGTCGGCAGTTTAAATATGGATCTAGTCGTCGGCGTGACCGATTTGCCTCAAGAAGGCGAGACCTTGTTCGGCCACGAGCTGTCGGAGGTGCCGGGCGGCAAAGGCGCCAACCAGGCAGCCGCGATCGGCAAGCTGGGGATTCCCGTGTCGATGGTCGGCAAGGTCGGGCAGGACACGAACGGGTCCTGCCTGATCAAATCGCTGCGTTCGGCCGGCGTGGATACGGCTTCGGTGATGCATTCGCTGAGACCGACGGGGACCGCGCTCATTACCGTCGATCAAGCCGGACGCAATCACATCGTCGTGATCGCCGGGGCCAATGCGAACCTGACGCCAGACGATATCGAGCGCCAGTTGAACGTCATCGAACTAGCCGATGTCGTCGTGCTTCAGCTGGAAGTCCCGCTCGAAACCGTCGCTCATACGCTGGAATTGGCCAAAAGCATGGGGAAGACGACGATCCTGAATCCGGCGCCCGCACGCAAGCTGAACGCGGAGATTCTTCGTCACGTCGATTTCCTCATTCCCAACGAGCATGAGCTGCAGGCGATCACGGGAATTCAGCAGCTGGACGAAACGGGCATCCGGGAAGCCGCGAAATCTTTCGCCGAGCAGGGCGTGGGGAATTTGATCGTGACGCTCGGCGACAAAGGCTGCGTCCACTCGGACGGCAATGCCGTTACCTTCTATGAAGCCTACCGGGTGAAGGCGGCGGACACTACGGCGGCCGGCGACAGCTTCATCGGAGGCTTCGTGGCCGGCTATTCGGAAGGCGACGTGGGCGAAGCCATCCGTTTCGCGATGAAAACCGCCGCGATTACCGTCACGAGGCACGGCGCCCAAAGCTCGCTTCCGACCCGGGATGAAGTCCTGTCTTTTGCGAACTCATAA
- a CDS encoding phosphoglycerate dehydrogenase: protein MANKKVLVTATNYSVLCAEAKRLLEEAGCEIVENKLGRPHTFEELAPLVGDIDGVVAGVDTWNEEVFKIAPKLKAIARFGVGVDNIDLEKAKEYGVQVSNVPAGNANAVAELTIGLLLSLMRNIPALQESAKRAFWDRRVGIEMEGRTVGLLGFGNIAQMVAKKLQGFDVNLIAYDKYPNLAKAEALGVKMVSSDEVLEQSDFVSMHLPSFKETYHMMSDDQFGKMKPTAYFVNTARGALVDEKALYRALVANRIAGAAIDVYEQEPVQADNPLLQLDNLLATPHTAAETVETYHRVGLATAQALLDVFAGKEPANLLR, encoded by the coding sequence ATGGCGAACAAAAAAGTGTTGGTCACGGCGACGAACTATTCGGTGCTGTGTGCGGAAGCCAAAAGACTGTTGGAGGAAGCGGGCTGCGAGATCGTCGAGAACAAGCTGGGACGTCCGCATACGTTCGAGGAGCTGGCTCCGCTCGTCGGCGATATCGACGGCGTCGTCGCCGGCGTGGATACGTGGAACGAAGAGGTTTTCAAGATCGCTCCGAAATTGAAAGCCATCGCGCGTTTCGGCGTCGGCGTGGATAACATCGACCTCGAGAAAGCGAAGGAATACGGCGTCCAAGTATCCAACGTGCCCGCGGGTAATGCGAATGCAGTCGCCGAACTGACCATCGGGTTGCTCCTGTCGCTCATGCGCAATATCCCGGCCCTGCAGGAATCCGCCAAGCGGGCGTTCTGGGACCGCCGGGTAGGCATCGAGATGGAAGGAAGAACCGTCGGCCTGCTGGGCTTCGGCAACATCGCGCAAATGGTGGCGAAGAAGCTCCAAGGCTTCGACGTGAATCTCATCGCTTACGATAAATACCCGAATCTCGCCAAAGCGGAAGCGCTCGGCGTCAAGATGGTTTCCTCCGATGAGGTGCTGGAGCAAAGCGATTTCGTCAGCATGCATCTGCCGAGCTTCAAGGAAACGTACCACATGATGAGCGACGATCAATTCGGCAAGATGAAGCCGACCGCTTATTTCGTCAACACGGCGCGCGGCGCCCTCGTAGACGAGAAGGCTCTCTACCGCGCGCTTGTCGCCAATCGGATCGCCGGCGCCGCTATCGACGTTTACGAGCAGGAGCCGGTACAGGCGGACAACCCGCTGCTGCAGCTGGACAATTTGCTCGCGACGCCGCACACGGCTGCCGAAACGGTCGAAACGTATCACCGTGTCGGCTTGGCAACGGCTCAAGCTTTGCTGGACGTATTTGCGGGCAAAGAACCTGCGAATTTGCTCCGTTAA
- a CDS encoding carbohydrate ABC transporter permease — MENKSVSKQVVIYVTLAIMLVCALFPLYWMLNTSFKSQGEIYNMTPSFWPKKLTWDGYRKLFEKDFLLNVRNSFVVSLIVSLFSIVISMLAAYAISKLKFRGRNAISKSILYAYLMPRSVLFIPLYMLVSAIGLSNSIWGLMLIYPTITIPYATWMLISYFKTIPDEIEEAAMIDGCSRGRTLWSIILPLAAPGMAATFIFSFTLCWSEYLYALVVVTKGTEKTITLGLSDMIVGDVFAWGPLMGGSIIASIPVIIMYLFTSKYMVSGMTVGGVK, encoded by the coding sequence ATGGAAAATAAATCGGTGAGCAAACAAGTCGTCATCTACGTCACCCTGGCCATCATGCTGGTGTGCGCTTTGTTTCCGCTCTACTGGATGCTGAATACCTCTTTTAAATCGCAAGGCGAGATTTACAACATGACGCCCAGCTTCTGGCCGAAAAAGCTGACTTGGGACGGGTATCGCAAGCTGTTCGAAAAAGACTTCCTGTTGAACGTAAGGAACAGCTTCGTCGTCTCGCTGATCGTCTCCTTATTCTCGATCGTCATCAGCATGCTGGCCGCATACGCGATTTCGAAGCTGAAGTTCCGCGGCCGCAACGCGATCTCCAAAAGCATTCTGTACGCTTACCTGATGCCGAGATCCGTGCTTTTCATCCCGCTCTACATGCTGGTTTCCGCGATCGGGCTCAGCAATTCGATATGGGGCCTGATGCTGATCTACCCGACCATCACGATTCCTTACGCAACATGGATGCTGATTTCTTACTTCAAAACGATCCCGGACGAAATCGAAGAAGCGGCGATGATCGACGGGTGCAGCCGCGGCCGCACGCTGTGGAGCATTATCCTTCCGCTCGCGGCGCCGGGTATGGCGGCTACGTTCATCTTCTCCTTCACGCTGTGCTGGAGCGAGTATCTGTACGCCCTCGTCGTCGTCACCAAAGGAACGGAAAAAACGATCACCCTCGGCCTGTCCGACATGATCGTCGGCGACGTCTTCGCTTGGGGCCCGCTCATGGGCGGTTCGATCATCGCTTCCATCCCGGTTATCATCATGTATCTTTTCACATCCAAATATATGGTTAGCGGCATGACCGTCGGAGGGGTTAAATAA